From the genome of Amycolatopsis sp. NBC_01488, one region includes:
- a CDS encoding extracellular solute-binding protein, whose translation MSGSAASTGPVTIDVWLAGHPIPHFHDTAREAAESFSRAHPGYQIRLREVGFRELPGAVARAAAEGRPPDLAEYYFTATQLALDTRAGGGRPLFTPLQDAIGDRTKILGEPVVLDDVVPAVRDYYSQGGRLVSMPTVVSTAVLFANQDLLTRAGVDRMPATWQELEAACEAVSRLPGAPAHGVAWPNHGWMFQMEVAAQGGLLGDHDNGRSGRATRVALDSPEMLTYVRWWRRMHDRGHYLHTGTPRDWLAGMEAFRRQEVAFVVSSSAVGLMLSDMAAEAGFGLTTGHLPHNGDRPRAGSLLGGQSMFLTAGLPREKEDGALAFTQHLLNPHHALRRGYTGSLPVTAGAQRQLAAEGWFDRHPYFGVAVEQVAGSNGTPAAAGAMMGDLSGIQDAMTAAMHDVLTVRADPASRFLAATQEAQARLDRYNASCLGNPPSTPEALEAG comes from the coding sequence GTGTCAGGTTCTGCCGCTTCGACCGGGCCGGTCACGATCGACGTCTGGCTCGCGGGGCACCCGATCCCGCATTTCCACGACACCGCCCGGGAAGCCGCCGAGTCGTTTTCCCGGGCCCACCCCGGCTACCAGATCCGCCTCCGGGAGGTCGGCTTCCGGGAACTGCCGGGTGCGGTCGCGCGCGCGGCGGCGGAAGGCAGGCCGCCGGACCTGGCGGAGTACTACTTCACCGCCACCCAGCTGGCGCTCGACACGCGCGCCGGCGGCGGACGGCCGCTGTTCACCCCGCTCCAGGACGCCATCGGGGACCGCACGAAGATCCTGGGCGAGCCGGTGGTGCTCGACGACGTCGTGCCCGCCGTCCGGGACTACTACAGCCAGGGCGGCCGGCTGGTCTCGATGCCGACCGTGGTGTCGACCGCGGTCCTGTTCGCCAACCAGGACCTGCTGACGCGGGCCGGTGTCGACCGGATGCCGGCGACGTGGCAAGAACTCGAAGCGGCCTGCGAGGCGGTGTCGCGGCTGCCCGGCGCGCCCGCCCACGGCGTCGCGTGGCCCAACCACGGCTGGATGTTCCAGATGGAGGTCGCCGCGCAGGGCGGGCTGCTCGGCGACCACGACAACGGCCGGTCCGGGCGGGCGACGCGGGTCGCGCTGGACTCACCGGAGATGCTCACCTACGTGCGGTGGTGGCGGCGGATGCACGACCGCGGCCACTACCTGCACACCGGCACGCCGCGGGACTGGCTGGCCGGCATGGAAGCCTTCCGGCGCCAGGAGGTCGCGTTCGTGGTCAGTTCGTCGGCGGTCGGGCTGATGCTGTCGGACATGGCCGCCGAGGCCGGGTTCGGGCTGACGACCGGCCACCTGCCGCACAACGGGGACCGGCCGCGCGCGGGCAGCCTCCTCGGCGGCCAGTCGATGTTCCTGACCGCGGGCCTTCCTCGGGAGAAGGAGGACGGCGCGCTCGCGTTCACGCAGCACCTGCTCAACCCGCACCACGCACTGCGGCGCGGGTACACCGGGTCGTTGCCGGTGACGGCCGGGGCGCAGCGGCAGCTCGCGGCCGAGGGCTGGTTCGACCGGCACCCGTACTTCGGCGTCGCGGTGGAGCAGGTCGCCGGGTCGAACGGGACGCCGGCGGCCGCCGGCGCGATGATGGGCGACCTGAGCGGCATCCAGGACGCGATGACCGCGGCCATGCACGACGTGCTGACCGTTCGCGCGGACCCGGCTTCCCGGTTCCTCGCGGCGACCCAGGAGGCGCAGGCACGCCTCGACCGCTACAACGCCTCGTGCCTGGGGAATCCTCCCTCGACGCCGGAGGCCCTCGAGGCAGGCTGA
- a CDS encoding FAD-dependent oxidoreductase gives MNLTRERAVVLGGSMAGTLAARVLAESFSDVVVIDRDDLIGVRKSRRGTPHSHHAHGLHSRGLMIVEELFPGLTEEVLATGALASDIGRIRWHFNGRPIAPTDVGLVMLAPSRPVLEYHVRGRVAALPNVRYLERHDILRPLSTPAGDRVTGVLVRRQSDGAELELEADLVVDATGRGSRTPAWLAELGYQRPAEDRIKIGLTYTTRHYRVDPKWFEGAQSIVFIASPAHPRGAFFGQLGDGVCVLSLTGILGDHPPTDPAGFLEFARTLPKSVIYDAIRESEPLENATSFGFPTSVRRRYEQLTRFPDGLVVLGDAVASFNPLYGQGMTVTAIEAMALRDMLRERGTGRIEPKKFLKVVADAVRTPWEMNAGGDLAFPEVPGERSARTRFANAYMARVQYATSRDPKVTKAFLRVAGMVAGPETMFKPGLAARVLRLAPRMPAPGPSWLDAENDAPGTDLPKAA, from the coding sequence ATGAACCTGACCAGAGAGCGCGCGGTCGTCCTCGGTGGCAGCATGGCCGGCACCCTTGCCGCGCGTGTACTCGCCGAGTCCTTTTCGGACGTGGTCGTCATCGACCGGGACGATCTGATCGGCGTGCGGAAGTCACGGCGGGGCACCCCCCATTCGCACCACGCACACGGCCTGCACTCACGCGGCCTCATGATCGTCGAGGAGCTGTTCCCCGGGCTGACCGAGGAAGTCCTCGCCACCGGAGCGCTGGCTTCGGACATCGGCCGGATCCGCTGGCACTTCAACGGACGGCCGATCGCGCCGACCGATGTCGGCCTGGTGATGCTGGCCCCGTCCCGGCCGGTGCTCGAATACCACGTGCGTGGCCGGGTGGCCGCGCTGCCGAACGTCCGGTACCTGGAGCGCCACGACATCCTCCGGCCGTTGAGCACCCCGGCGGGCGACCGGGTGACCGGCGTGCTCGTGCGCCGGCAGTCGGACGGCGCGGAGCTCGAGCTCGAAGCCGACCTGGTGGTCGACGCCACCGGACGCGGGTCGCGCACCCCGGCCTGGCTGGCCGAGCTCGGCTACCAGCGGCCCGCGGAGGACCGCATCAAGATCGGCCTCACCTACACGACCCGGCACTACCGGGTCGACCCCAAGTGGTTCGAAGGCGCGCAGTCGATCGTCTTCATCGCCTCCCCCGCGCACCCGCGCGGCGCGTTCTTCGGCCAGCTCGGTGACGGCGTCTGCGTGCTGTCGCTGACCGGCATCCTCGGCGACCACCCGCCGACCGATCCCGCCGGCTTCCTCGAGTTCGCCCGCACGCTGCCGAAGTCGGTCATCTACGACGCGATCCGCGAGTCGGAGCCGCTGGAGAACGCGACCAGCTTCGGGTTCCCGACGAGCGTGCGCCGTCGCTACGAGCAGCTGACCCGGTTCCCGGACGGGCTGGTCGTGCTCGGCGACGCCGTCGCCAGCTTCAACCCGCTCTACGGCCAGGGCATGACCGTCACCGCGATCGAGGCGATGGCGCTGCGGGACATGCTGCGGGAGAGGGGAACGGGCCGCATCGAGCCGAAGAAGTTCCTCAAGGTGGTCGCGGACGCGGTCCGGACGCCGTGGGAGATGAACGCGGGCGGCGACCTCGCCTTCCCCGAGGTGCCCGGTGAGCGCTCGGCGAGGACCCGCTTCGCCAACGCGTACATGGCCCGCGTGCAGTACGCCACGAGCAGGGACCCGAAGGTCACCAAGGCGTTCCTGCGGGTGGCCGGCATGGTCGCCGGGCCGGAGACCATGTTCAAGCCGGGCCTGGCGGCCCGGGTGCTGCGGCTCGCCCCGCGCATGCCGGCACCCGGTCCGTCCTGGTTGGACGCCGAGAACGACGCACCGGGCACGGATCTGCCGAAGGCCGCTTGA